A single Dunckerocampus dactyliophorus isolate RoL2022-P2 chromosome 2, RoL_Ddac_1.1, whole genome shotgun sequence DNA region contains:
- the LOC129177868 gene encoding C-X-C chemokine receptor type 2-like codes for MSIIVPFDDGYFDILDDYTHSNHTVYVVDPSTLPCEVRPLDAGAATALSVLLAAIFLLAIPGNLLVACVIAHSRRSLTASDVYLFHLTVADGLMALTVPFWAAALTHGWIFGDGMCKALNLIFEANFYTSILFLACISVDRYLVIVHANEALRSPQRKCSRLLCAAVWAFGSALALPALFNDATKLDQDSDRMLCTESFDIGSAPLWRMATRGFRHIFGFLLPLAVMLSCYGITITRLLQTRGFQKHRAMRVIVAVVVGFLLCWTPYHLALMVDTLLRAELIRFDCSMRQAVSMALVLSNSLALLHSGINPLLYAFVGEKFRKNMSTLLHRKVRQEGASGSKFSRSTSQTSDGHGAVA; via the coding sequence ATGTCCATCATCGTGCCCTTTGATGACGGTTATTTCGACATACTGGATGACTACACCCACAGCAACCACACGGTGTACGTGGTGGATCCCAGCACGCTGCCGTGTGAGGTTCGCCCTCTGGACGCCGGTGCCGCCACCGCGCTGAGCGTGCTTCTCGCGGCTATCTTCCTCCTGGCCATCCCTGGAAACCTGCTGGTGGCGTGCGTTATTGCTCACAGTCGCCGTTCGCTGACGGCGTCTGACGTGTACTTGTTCCATCTGACCGTGGCGGACGGACTGATGGCGTTGACCGTGCCCTTCTGGGCGGCGGCGCTGACCCACGGCTGGATCTTCGGCGACGGTATGTGCAAAGCGCTCAACCTGATCTTCGAGGCCAACTTCTACACCAGCATCCTCTTCCTGGCGTGCATCAGCGTCGACCGCTACCTGGTCATCGTGCACGCCAACGAGGCGCTCAGGAGCCCGCAGAGGAAGTGCAGTCGGCTGTTGTGCGCCGCCGTGTGGGCCTTCGGGAGCGCCCTGGCTCTGCCCGCACTCTTCAACGACGCCACCAAGTTGGACCAGGACTCGGACAGGATGCTGTGCACAGAGAGCTTCGACATAGGCAGCGCCCCCTTGTGGAGGATGGCCACACGCGGCTTCCGTCACATTTTCGGCTTCCTGCTCCCCCTGGCGGTCATGCTCTCCTGCTACGGCATCACCATCACCAGGTTGCTGCAAACGCGAGGCTTTCAGAAGCACCGCGCCATGCGGGTCATCGTGGCCGTGGTGGTGGGCTTCTTGCTGTGCTGGACACCATACCACCTGGCCCTCATGGTGGACACCCTCTTGAGGGCAGAGCTGATCCGCTTTGACTGCAGCATGCGGCAGGCGGTTAGCATGGCGCTCGTTTTGAGCAACAGCTTGGCTCTGCTGCACAGCGGCATCAACCCGCTCCTCTACGCCTTCGTTGGCGAGAAGTTCCGCAAAAACATGAGCACCCTCCTTCACAGGAAGGTCAGGCAGGAGGGGGCATCAGGGTCCAAATTCAGCAGGTCCACGTCTCAGACGTCAGACGGTCACGGTGCTGTGGCATGA
- the LOC129177870 gene encoding DELTA-sagatoxin-Srs1a-like: MTESAEALSANQKSRRNVTIEITNLTSQYCLMNPKVYLDSGNCHSPPQPTVRPLKTEVCNFTKSAAATSGTVGVLTYEIFEAHKSSPLEKLAIMFSVPFNYNLYKNWLGVGLYPTGRDTDEKLYKEMYYDKDQKSFVREEAKGCCVDFHDSKMDIKVTMSPMGRAIMKVEVWDNVFN; this comes from the exons ATGACAGAGTCCGCCGAGGCTTTGTCGGCTAACCAGAAGAGCCGCAGGAACGTCACCATCGAGATCACCAACCTGACCAGCCAATACTGCCTCATGAACCCCAA GGTCTACCTGGACAGCGGCAACTGCCACAGCCCACCCCAGCCCACTGTGCGCCCCCTCAAAACCGAAGTGTGCAACTTCACCAAAAGCGCCGCAGCCACGTCGGGCACCGTGGGCGTGCTCACATACGAGATATTTGAAGCTCACAAGAGCAGCCCGCTGGAGAAGCTAGCCATCATGTTCTCTGTGCCGTTCAACTACAATCTCTACAAGAACTGGTTGGGTGTGGGCCTCTACCCCACAGGCCGTGACACCGACGAGAAGCTCTACAAGGAGATGTACTACGACAAGGATCAGAAGAGCTTCGTGCGTGAGGAGGCCAAGGGCTGCTGCGTCGACTTCCACGACTCCAAGATGGACATCAAAGTCACCATGTCCCCCATGGGAAGGGCCATCATGAAGGTGGAGGTGTGGGACAATGTCTTCAACTGA
- the LOC129177871 gene encoding uncharacterized protein LOC129177871: MPETAESHTFSLTTNRNCTIEVSNVTHGFCLTNPKVFMESGFPYSPPQPTVRPHHSEVCSFTKDDNTASGAVGVMTYELFDMNKRHCNELVAVMFSVPFDYNLFKNWLGVGVFEHTRPCDKKLYDHMYNDKDFTNFVRHEADGSGVMYKGRKVDVRACMSDEGRAIVKVEVYDRMG; the protein is encoded by the exons ATGCCTGAGACCGCAGAGTCGCACACCTTCAGCCTGACCACCAACCGTAACTGCACCATCGAGGTCTCCAACGTCACCCATGGCTTCTGCCTCACCAACCCCAA GGTCTTCATGGAGAGTGGGTTCCCCTACAGCCCCCCTCAGCCCACCGTGCGCCCCCACCACAGCGAAGTGTGCTCCTTCACCAAAGATGACAACACGGCGTCAGGGGCGGTGGGCGTCATGACCTATGAGCTGTTCGACATGAATAAGCGCCACTGCAACGAGCTGGTGGCCGTCATGTTCTCGGTGCCGTTCGACTACAACTTATTCAAGAACTGGCTGGGGGTGGGCGTGTTCGAGCACACGCGGCCGTGCGACAAGAAGCTGTACGACCACATGTACAACGACAAGGATTTCACCAACTTTGTGCGTCACGAGGCTGACGGCTCGGGCGTGATGTACAAGGGGCGCAAGGTGGACGTGAGGGCCTGCATGTCCGACGAAGGCCGCGCCATCGTCAAGGTAGAAGTTTACGACAGGATGGGCtga
- the plaub gene encoding plasminogen activator, urokinase b isoform X1, translating to MPVCPATSSRLGPHLAPPLPLLLRDPTHLFTGCEDAMASGSVFILVLVALSAGGAGSAREDRRRRTLFSSLWSSGGICRNGGTSVPSLTTGQHMFCLCPDGFEGTFCETATGAGCYEGVGLYYRGFQSVSESGRTCEDWDLESRERYLTSDINAGRHNYCRNLHYKRRPWCHVWKDQQLLWEYCDIPRCGAGWVKPVTSPPPPESTEPPEPAAAWTCGQPSRRKQMRIVGGAVAAVESHPWVAAIFWRSRSKEKVFRCGGSLISSCWVLTAAHCFPDGSQAKENRFRVTLGKSALNESDDALEQTFRVEQIIVHADFDNQEGNYDNDIALIKLKSKRGGCAQESHGVKTVCLPPPGQNLPPGFTCEIAGFGKEKHGLWYHSQYLREARVDLLADSVCRQSDYYGNKISENMFCAARPDWSQDACEGDSGGPLVCQVDRRFFLFGVISWGEGCAKELRPGVYVRVTNYNSWIQDKTGLTLK from the exons ATGCCTGTGTGTCCTGCTACATCATCTCGTCTTGGCCCTCATCTGGCCCCGCcccttcctctcctcctccgcGACCCCACCCACCTCTTCACAGGCTGCGAGGACGCCATGGCGAGCGGGAGTGTTTTCATCCTGGTGTTGGTGGCGCTGTCAGCAGGAGGCGCT GGCTCGGCGAGGGAAGACAGAAGACGGCGGACACTCTTCTCGTCGCTGTGGAGCTCAG GAGGGATCTGTCGCAACGGAGGCACTTCCGTCCCGAGCCTGACGACGGGCCAGCACATGTTCTGCTTGTGTCCCGATGGTTTTGAAGGAACGTTCTGTGAAACAG CCACCGGCGCCGGCTGCTACGAGGGTGTCGGACTTTATTACCGAGGCTTCCAATCTGTGTCGGAGAGCGGCCGGACGTGTGAGGACTGGGACTTGGAGTCCAGGGAGCGCTACCTGACCTCGGACATCAACGCCGGCAGACACAACTACTGCAG GAATCTGCACTACAAGCGAAGGCCGTGGTGTCACGTGTGGAAGGACCAGCAGCTGCTGTGGGAATATTGTGACATTCCTCGATGCGGCGCTGGGTGGG TCAAGCCGGTGACGTCGCCTCCGCCCCCTGAGTCCACTGAGCCCCCTGAGCCAG CAGCAGCGTGGACGTGCGGCCAGCCCTCCCGAAGAAAGCAGATGAGGATTGTGGGCGGGGCTGTGGCCGCGGTGGAGTCGCACCCGTGGGTGGCAGCCATCTTCTGGCGCAGCAGATCCAAAGAGAAGGTGTTCCGCTGCGGGGGCAGTCTGATCTCCAGCTGCTGGGTCCTCACCGCCGCCCACTGCTTCCCCGACGG TTCACAGGCTAAAGAGAACCGCTTCCGGGTCACTCTGGGCAAGAGCGCCCTGAATGAGAGCGACGACGCCCTTGAACAAACGTTCAGGGTGGAGCAGATCATCGTTCATGCCGACTTTGACAACCAAGAGGGAAATTACGACAACGACATCG CACTCATCAAGCTCAAGTCCAAACGAGGTGGTTGTGCACAGGAAAGTCACGGCGTAAAGACGGTCTGCCTTCCTCCACCGGGCCAGAACCTCCCACCGGGTTTCACCTGTGAAATCGCTGGCTTCGGCAAGGAGAAGCATG GCTTGTGGTACCATTCCCAGTACCTCCGTGAGGCGCGAGTGGACCTCCTCGCCGACAGCGTGTGTCGCCAAAGCGATTACTACGGAAACAAGATCAGCGAGAACATGTTCTGCGCGGCTCGGCCCGACTGGAGCCAGGACGCCTGTGAG GGTGACTCGGGGGGGCCGCTGGTGTGCCAAGTGGACCGCCGCTTCTTCCTGTTTGGGGTCATAAGTTGGGGTGAAGGCTGCGCCAAGGAGCTGCGTCCTGGCGTCTACGTCCGAGTGACCAACTACAACAGCTGGATCCAGGACAAGACCGGCCTGACTCTCAAGTGA
- the plaub gene encoding plasminogen activator, urokinase b isoform X2, with product MPVCPATSSRLGPHLAPPLPLLLRDPTHLFTGCEDAMASGSVFILVLVALSAGGAGSAREDRRRRTLFSSLWSSGGICRNGGTSVPSLTTGQHMFCLCPDGFEGTFCETATGAGCYEGVGLYYRGFQSVSESGRTCEDWDLESRERYLTSDINAGRHNYCRNLHYKRRPWCHVWKDQQLLWEYCDIPRCGAGWVKPVTSPPPPESTEPPEPAAWTCGQPSRRKQMRIVGGAVAAVESHPWVAAIFWRSRSKEKVFRCGGSLISSCWVLTAAHCFPDGSQAKENRFRVTLGKSALNESDDALEQTFRVEQIIVHADFDNQEGNYDNDIALIKLKSKRGGCAQESHGVKTVCLPPPGQNLPPGFTCEIAGFGKEKHGLWYHSQYLREARVDLLADSVCRQSDYYGNKISENMFCAARPDWSQDACEGDSGGPLVCQVDRRFFLFGVISWGEGCAKELRPGVYVRVTNYNSWIQDKTGLTLK from the exons ATGCCTGTGTGTCCTGCTACATCATCTCGTCTTGGCCCTCATCTGGCCCCGCcccttcctctcctcctccgcGACCCCACCCACCTCTTCACAGGCTGCGAGGACGCCATGGCGAGCGGGAGTGTTTTCATCCTGGTGTTGGTGGCGCTGTCAGCAGGAGGCGCT GGCTCGGCGAGGGAAGACAGAAGACGGCGGACACTCTTCTCGTCGCTGTGGAGCTCAG GAGGGATCTGTCGCAACGGAGGCACTTCCGTCCCGAGCCTGACGACGGGCCAGCACATGTTCTGCTTGTGTCCCGATGGTTTTGAAGGAACGTTCTGTGAAACAG CCACCGGCGCCGGCTGCTACGAGGGTGTCGGACTTTATTACCGAGGCTTCCAATCTGTGTCGGAGAGCGGCCGGACGTGTGAGGACTGGGACTTGGAGTCCAGGGAGCGCTACCTGACCTCGGACATCAACGCCGGCAGACACAACTACTGCAG GAATCTGCACTACAAGCGAAGGCCGTGGTGTCACGTGTGGAAGGACCAGCAGCTGCTGTGGGAATATTGTGACATTCCTCGATGCGGCGCTGGGTGGG TCAAGCCGGTGACGTCGCCTCCGCCCCCTGAGTCCACTGAGCCCCCTGAGCCAG CAGCGTGGACGTGCGGCCAGCCCTCCCGAAGAAAGCAGATGAGGATTGTGGGCGGGGCTGTGGCCGCGGTGGAGTCGCACCCGTGGGTGGCAGCCATCTTCTGGCGCAGCAGATCCAAAGAGAAGGTGTTCCGCTGCGGGGGCAGTCTGATCTCCAGCTGCTGGGTCCTCACCGCCGCCCACTGCTTCCCCGACGG TTCACAGGCTAAAGAGAACCGCTTCCGGGTCACTCTGGGCAAGAGCGCCCTGAATGAGAGCGACGACGCCCTTGAACAAACGTTCAGGGTGGAGCAGATCATCGTTCATGCCGACTTTGACAACCAAGAGGGAAATTACGACAACGACATCG CACTCATCAAGCTCAAGTCCAAACGAGGTGGTTGTGCACAGGAAAGTCACGGCGTAAAGACGGTCTGCCTTCCTCCACCGGGCCAGAACCTCCCACCGGGTTTCACCTGTGAAATCGCTGGCTTCGGCAAGGAGAAGCATG GCTTGTGGTACCATTCCCAGTACCTCCGTGAGGCGCGAGTGGACCTCCTCGCCGACAGCGTGTGTCGCCAAAGCGATTACTACGGAAACAAGATCAGCGAGAACATGTTCTGCGCGGCTCGGCCCGACTGGAGCCAGGACGCCTGTGAG GGTGACTCGGGGGGGCCGCTGGTGTGCCAAGTGGACCGCCGCTTCTTCCTGTTTGGGGTCATAAGTTGGGGTGAAGGCTGCGCCAAGGAGCTGCGTCCTGGCGTCTACGTCCGAGTGACCAACTACAACAGCTGGATCCAGGACAAGACCGGCCTGACTCTCAAGTGA
- the hid1b gene encoding protein HID1b, with amino-acid sequence MGSSDSKLHFRKAVIQLTTRTQPVEATDNTFWDQFWADASTTVQDVFALVPAAEIRAVREESPSNLATLCYKTVEKLVQSAERGCPSDRDRQVVLNCTRLLTRVLPFIYEDADWRGFFWSTVPGAARSVCVEEDDHDDDEGRPLAESLLLAIADLLFCPDFTIKRSRQSQGVSVDVEFIDSCEYIWEAGVGFAQSPPLNSAHDSNRVELLKLLLTCFSEVLYLPPSAAANAWVTFFCSSANRHALPLFTSLLNVICAYDPAGYGIPYNHLLFSDHRELLVEQALQVLIVTLERRTSPPPAVDASVVTLGGEEPDSSAPENLFVNYLSRIHREEDLSFILKGLSRLLNNPLVQTYLPHSSKKIHFHQELLILFWKFCHFNKKFLFFVLKSSDVLDLLIPILFFLNEGRADQSAVGLVHMGVFILLLLSGERNFGVRLNKPFTLRIPMDIPVFSGTHADLLVVIFHRMMTSGHQRLQPLFDCLLTIIVNISPYLKSLSMVASNKLLHLLEVFSSPHFLFTAIHNHQLVFFLLEVFNNIIQYQFDGNSNLVYTLIRKRSVFHHLANLPGDALSIQKVLQKKRRKSGMSRSNSFETGSSVRPPARDAAEPGMPGMDKTTDKSQVSDDIVAASEPPQTAADCSAIAGASDTESNSERDQEMTPSHTEAGSLESSVSSCSSSWTASPDWVLSWRSKLPLQTIMRLLQVLVPQVEKICIDKGLTDESEILKFLQHGTLVGLLPVPHPILIRKSQVNASTSSWFRTYMWGVVYLRNVDPPVWYDTDIRLFEIQRT; translated from the exons ATGGGAAGCAGCGACAGCAAACTTCACTTCAGGAAGGCAGTGATCCAACTCACCACCAGAACCCAG cCCGTGGAAGCGACAGACAATACGTTTTGGGATCAGTTCTGGGCCGACGCTTCTACCACGGTCCAGGATGTCTTTGCCCTGGTTCCGGCGGCTGAGATCCGAGCTGTGAGGGAGGAATCTCCATCCAACCTGGCAACACTTTGCTACAAG ACGGTGGAGAAACTGGTCCAGAGCGCCGAGCGCGGCTGCCCCTCCGACAGGGACCGCCAGGTGGTCCTGAACTGCACGCGGCTGCTGACGCGCGTCTTGCCCTTCATCTATGAGGATGCCGACTGGCGAGGCTTCTTCTGGTCCACTGTGCCTGGCGCCGCCAGGAGCGTG TGCGTGGAGGAAgatgatcatgatgatgatgaaggtcGGCCCCTCGCTGAATCCCTCCTCCTCGCCATTGCCGACCTTCTCTTCTGTCCAGACTTCACCATCAAGAGGAGCCGCCAG TCACAGGGAGTCAGCGTTGACGTGGAGTTCATCGACAGCTGCGAGTACATCTGGGAGGCGGGCGTCGGCTTCGCTCAGTCGCCGCCGCTCAACTCCGCCCACGACAGCAACAG GGTGGAGCTTCTAAAGCTGCTCCTCACCTGCTTCTCGGAGGTCCTCTATCTCCCGCCGTCGGCCGCCGCCAACGCCTGGGTGACCTTCTTCTGTTCTTCAGCAAACAG ACACGCTCTCCCGCTCTTCACCTCGCTGCTCAATGTGATTTGCGCCTACGACCCGGCGGGATACGGCATCCCGTACAACCACCTGCTCTTCTCCGACCACCGCGAGCTGCTGGTGGAACAAGCCCTGCAGGTTCTCATCGTCACTCTGGAGCGGCGGACCAGCCCGCCTCCCGCCGTGGACGCCAGCGTGGTGACCTTAGGAGGGGAGGAGCCCGAC TCGAGCGCCCCTGAGAACCTGTTTGTGAATTACCTCTCCCGGATCCACCGTGAAGAG GACCTGAGCTTCATCCTGAAAGGACTGAGCCGCCTCCTCAACAACCCGCTGGTGCAGACCTACCTGCCACACTCCAGCAAGAAGATCCACTTCCACCAGGAGCTGCTCATCCTCTTCTGGAAGTTCTGCCACTTCAACAAA aagtttcttttttttgtgctgaaGAGCAGCGACGTTCTGGATCTGCTCATCCCGATCCTCTTCTTCCTCAACGAAGGCCGTGCTGATCAGT CTGCTGTGGGTCTGGTGCACATGGGTGTGTTCATCCTGCTGTTGCTGAGCGGCGAGAGGAACTTCGGCGTGCGTCTCAACAAGCCATTCACGCTGCGCATCCCCATGGACATTCCGGTCTTCAGCGGGACCCACGCTGACCTGCTGGTGGTG ATCTTCCACAGAATGATGACCAGTGGACATCAGCGCCTGCAGCCGCTCTTTGACTGCCTGCTCACCATCATCGTAAACA TTTCTCCTTACCTGAAGAGTTTGTCCATGGTGGCGTCCAacaagctgctgcacctgctGGAAGTCTTCTCCTCGCCGCACTTCCTTTTCACTGCCATCCACAACCACCAGCTGGTCTTCTTCCTGCTGGAGGTCTTCAACAACATCATCCAGTATCAGTTTGATG GGAACAGCAACCTGGTTTACACCCTCATCCGGAAGAGGAGCGTCTTCCACCATCTGGCCAACCTGCCGGGGGATGCACTGTCCATTCAGAAGGTGCtgcagaagaagaggaggaagtccGGAATGTCCAGGAGCAACTCCTTCGAGACGGGATCGTCGGTTAGACCCCCAGCGCGCGATGCCGCAGAGCCCGGAATGCCAG GAATGGACAAGACAACCGACAAGTCTCAGGTGAGTGACGACATCGTGGCCGCTTCAGAACCACCGCAGACCGCTGCAGACTGCAGCGCCATCGCCGGGGCCAGCGACACAGAGTCCAACTCGGAGAGAGACCAAGAG ATGACTCCATCGCACACTGAAGCCGGTAGTCTAGAATCGAGCGTCTCGTCTTGTTCGTCCTCCTGGACTGCCAGCCCGGACTGG GTGCTGTCCTGGAGGTCCAAGCTTCCTCTGCAGACCATCATGCGACTGCTGCAGGTTCTGGTCCCTCAGGTGGAGAAGATTTGCATCGACAA ggGTTTGACCGATGAGTCTGAGATCCTGAAATTCCTCCAACACGGAACGCTGGTCGGCCTCCTGCCGGTACCACATCCCATCCTGATCCGCAAGTCCCAAGTGAACGCCAGCACGTCCTCGTGGTTCCGCACGTACATGTGGGGTGTGGTCTACTTACG CAACGTGGATCCTCCAGTCTGGTACGACACAGACATACGACTCTTTGAGATCCAGAGAACTTAA
- the LOC129177592 gene encoding pre-mRNA splicing regulator USH1G-like, with amino-acid sequence MDDRYHRAARDGLVDALKEATPKQLNAPDEDGMTPTLWAAYRGNMDALRTIVARGGDPDKCDIWGNTPLHLAAANGHHACLSFLVAFGANVWCLDNDYHTPLDMAAAKGHMECVRYLDSIAAKQITLNPKLVGKLKARAFRAAERRVKECVQLQERHRQRMEKQSAKEAGALDDLDAISVYSYTSGSTLSRRFNASNLSNSQATLHSTAKSKAKIQKKLEKKKQVDGTFKISEDGRKSVRSLSGLQLGNDVMFLRQGSYADTSERFCLDIRDMFPHDDDALSRAMSDPGLHEAAYSEISADSGRDSLFTRPGLGTMVFRRNYARGAAFGVRWRDEASVAGSEPAGRAPNVRLRGRLPRHSSSFDKDSIKSALSPWEESDASLDEDLEPQSSPLETFLVSHNLAEFIVIFRREKIDLEALLICSDQDLSSVHVPLGPRKKILEACKRRRDTLGGPDAIEDTYL; translated from the exons ATGGACGACCGGTACCACCGGGCCGCCCGGGACGGCCTCGTGGACGCGCTCAAAGAAGCGACGCCGAAGCAGCTGAACGCTCCGGACGAGGACGGGATGACACCCACTTTATGGGCCGCCTACCGCGGAAACATGGACGCGCTCAGAACCATCGTTGCCAGAGG agGTGACCCAGACAAGTGTGACATTTGGGGCAACACACCGCTCCACTTGGCAGCCGCCAACGGCCATCATGCCTGTTTGTCTTTCCTGGTGGCGTTTGGGGCCAACGTGTGGTGTCTGGACAACGATTACCACACGCCGCTGGACATGGCCGCCGCCAAAGGCCACATGGAATGCGTCCGCTACCTGGATTCCATTGCCGCCAAGCAGATCACACTCAATCCCAAGCTGGTCGGCAAGCTCAAGGCGCGAGCGTTCCGAGCCGCCGAGCGCCGTGTCAAAGAATGTGTCCAACTTCAGGAGAGGCACCGCCAACGTATGGAGAAGCAATCCGCCAAGGAGGCGGGCgctttggacgacttggacgccATTAGCGTCTACAGCTACACGAGCGGCAGCACGCTGAGCCGCAGGTTCAACGCCTCCAATTTGTCGAACTCGCAG GCCACGCTGCATTCCACGGCGAAGAGCAAGGCCAAGATTCAGAAGAAActggagaagaagaagcaggtGGACGGAACATTCAAGATCTCCGAAGACGGGAGGAAGAGCGTGCGCTCGCTGTCCGGCCTGCAGCTGGGAAACGACGTCATGTTCCTCCGACAGGGAAGCTACGCCGACACCAGCGAGCGCTTTTGCCTCGACATCCGTGACATGTTCCCGCACGACGACGACGCTCTCTCTCGTGCCATGAGCGACCCTGGCCTCCACGAGGCTGCGTATTCAGAGATCAGCGCCGACTCGGGACGGGACTCACTCTTCACTCGCCCTGGGCTCGGGACCATGGTGTTCCGCAGGAACTACGCCAGGGGGGCGGCGTTCGGCGTCAGATGGCGCGATGAAGCGAGCGTCGCAGGAAGTGAGCCTGCAGGACGAGCGCCAAACGTCCGTCTACGGGGTCGACTTCCTCGCCACTCGTCCAGTTTTGACAAGGACAGCATTAAGAGTGCTCTGAGCCCGTGGGAGGAGTCTGATGCGAGCCTGGACGAGGACCTAGAGCCGCAAAGTAGTCCGCTAGAGACATTTCTGGTGTCGCACAACCTCGCAGAGTTCATCGTCATCTTCAGGCGGGAAAAGATTGACCTGGAAGCTCTGCTGATTTGTTCCGACCAGGATCTCAGCAGCGTCCACGTCCCGCTGGGCCCGCGCAAGAAGATACTTGAAGCCTGCAAGAGACGCCGGGACACCTTGGGAGGGCCGGACGCCATCGAGGACACATATCTATGA
- the fads6 gene encoding fatty acid desaturase 6, whose amino-acid sequence MTAPEGTTWSEKSVRGEDGPDESVMVELSRMVQTLVKESSWWERRGFDCSILAAAFLCLPVAFLLLRSGDVLCFTCGLLLMGVAHATITVKGNHLASHGALSESPTWTKFWAVFFIEICGTFSAQAGVHAHVKLHHAHTNVIGLGDSSSWKVPRLPRLVYLFIAPLALPIITPLVAVAHLQGRSAWLVARTLLMILLGLYAQYWLLVNVSGFRTPLSAALCMLACRAMFSLPFIHVNIFQHIGLPMFSQSRRPKRIVQMTHGVLNLQRNLLLDWTFGHSLISCHVEHHLFPFLSDNMCLKVKPVVSRYLNAKKLPYQEDAYISRLGLFFHKYQELMVAAPPITELVGLK is encoded by the exons ATGACGGCACCAGAGGGGACCACCTGGTCCGAGAAGAGCGTGAGGGGGGAGGATGGTCCTGACGAGTCTGTGATGGTGGAGCTGAGCAGGATGGTGCAGACCCTGGTGAAGGAGAGCAGCTGGTGGGAGAGGAGGGGCTTTGACTGCAGCATCCTGGCGGCAGCCTTCCTCTGCCTGCCTGTCG cctTCCTGCTGCTGCGTTCAGGTGACGTGCTGTGCTTCACATGCGGCCTACTGCTGATGGGCGTAGCTCATGCCACTATCACAGTCAAGGGGAACCACCTTGCCAGTCACGGGGCGCTGAGCGAGTCGCCAACGTGGACCAAGTTCTGGGCCGTCTTCTTTATCGAG ATCTGCGGCACGTTCTCAGCGCAGGCCGGCGTGCACGCGCACGTGAAGCTGCATCACGCTCACACCAACGTCATCGGCCTGGGCGACTCCAGCTCGTGGAAGGTGCCCCGCCTCCCTCGCCTGGTTTACCTCTTCATTGCGCCACTCGCGCTGCCGATCATCACGCCGCTCGTTGCTGTGG CTCATCTCCAAGGACGCTCGGCGTGGCTGGTGGCGAGGACGCTGCTGATGATCCTGCTGGGTCTGTACGCTCAGTACTGGCTGCTCGTCAACGTGTCCGGGTTCCGCACGCCACTTAGTGCTGCGCTGTGCATGTTGGCGTGCAGAGCCATGTTCTCCTTGCCCTTCATCCACGTCAACATCTTCCAA CACATCGGCCTGCCCATGTTCAGTCAGAGCCGCCGACCCAAGCGGATCGTCCAGATGACGCACGGCGTGCTGAACCTGCAGCGGAATCTTCTGCTGGACTGGACCTTTGGACACTCGCTCATCAGCTGCCACGTGGAGCACCACCTCTTCCCCTTCCTGTCCGACAACATGTGcctgaag GTGAAGCCCGTGGTGAGCCGTTACCTGAACGCCAAGAAACTTCCATATCAGGAGGACGCTTACATTTCCCGCCTTGGCCTTTTCTTCCACAAATATCAAGAGCTGATGGTGGCAGCCCCCCCCATCACTGAGCTGGTTGGCCTGAAGTGA